In Lacinutrix sp. Bg11-31, the DNA window TTATGAACTGGAAGAAGAAGTTGTACAAACAAAAAAGTTATAGTTTACTGTTTTTAGTTTTCTTATTAATTTTTGCTTGTAACAATAAAACAGAAAAAACAAGTAGAGTAGCAAGTTTGCCATTCTATAAAGACGCTACATTTACGCCATATTGGTTAGATGCAGGTAGTGATGAAGCAAAAGAGTTTCATAAAATACCAGATTATTCACTAACTAATCAAGAAGGAGTAACAGTAACATCAGAAACGTTTAAAGATAAAATTTATGTAGCAGATTTTTTCTTTACAACCTGTCCAGGAATTTGCCCGAAAATGACAGCTAACATGTCTATTTTACAAGAAGAATTTAAAGATGATGATGAGATTCTATTATTATCACACTCAGTAACTCCAAAAATAGATTCTGTTGCAGCTTTAAAAGATTATGCAATTGCTAAAAATGTAAATAGTAGTAAATGGCATTTAGTAACAGGAGAGCGTAAAACAATTTACGATTTAGGAAGACAAGCTTATTTTGTAGAAGAAGATTTAGGAGAGCCAAAAACAGAAGACGACTTCCTACATACCGAAAACTTTGTGCTTATAGATAAAAACAAACATATTCGTGGTATTTATAATGGGCTCAATAAAACTTCTGTACAACAACTTATAGCAGATATAAAGACTTTGAAAAAAGATAACTAACTATTTTTTGAATTTACTTCCCTAAGCTTCACGATTATGTCGTGGAGCTTTTTTACTTTTATAGAAATTAAGAAAATCAAAAGAATAAATGAAAAAGCTTTTAATTACCTTAGGTATTGCAGTATCATTATTTTCATGTAAAAAAGATGAAGCAAAAAAAGAAGTTGTTTTTACTCCAAGAAATATTAGCGAAGTAGAGATAGGTGTATTGCTTAAAGATTCTACTTTAAATGTGAGAGCTATAGAAAAGGTTAAAGGTTATGAGGGATTGTTTTTCTTGACTTCTACAGGTAAGGGAGGAATGATAGGAGAAGACGAAATTGTTTTTCCAATTGAAATAGATAATGATAATGAAAAATTAAATTTTAGAGCTTTTGCCAGTACTAATGAGGCTGGTTTTGCTCTATCTGTAGCAAGTCCTGCTTATTTATATAAAATAGGAGAAAACGAAACTTCAATTGTCTATCAAGAAGACCATGAAAAAGCATTTTACGACGCTATGGCTTTCTGGAACGATAAAGAAGGTATTGCTATTGGTGATCCAACAGATAGTTGTTTAAGTATTATTATAACTAGAGATGGTGGAAACACATGGAATAAGCTGTCTTGCGATACGTTACCAGAAGCAATAAAAGATGAAGCAGCCTTTGCAGCAAGTGATACTAATATTGCAATTGTAGGAGACGAAACATGGGTAGCAACAGGAGGAGGAGCAAGCCGTATAATGTATTCTCCAGATAAAGGTGAAACTTGGGAGGTTTTTAATACTCCAATTGTACAAGGTAATGGACCACAAGGTATGTATAGTTTAGATTTTTACGATAATAAAAACGGATTTGCAATAGGAGGAGATTATACAAAGCCAGCAGACAGTTCTGCAAATAAAATAAGAACTGCAGATGGTGGTAAAACGTGGCAATTAGTTGCACAAAACCAAAACCCTGGATATAGAAGTTGTGTACAGTATATTCCAGGAAGAGAGGCTAAAGAATTAGTTGCCATTGGTTTTAAAGGTATAGACTATTCTAACGATGCTGGAGATTCTTGGAAACATTTAAGCGACGAAGGTTTTTATACACTTCGTTTTGTAAACGACAGTGTTGCTTACGCAGCAGGAAGCAAGAGGATTGCTAAATTGATTTTTAGGTAAGTATAAAACATAAAAAAAGCGGCCAATGGTTGCTTTTTTTATAATTATCTTTTATTTTTTTCTCCTTTACGCCTGTTTTTAAACTCTTTAATCATTTTATATCTAAATGAACGTTCAGCATTTATTAGTTTAAGTATTTTTTTTGCAGACAATACGCCTTTAAGTTTACTGATGTAATCAATTTGAAGGTTGCCTTTAATTTCTTCTAATTTAGATGTTTTTTCTAGTAATTCTTTAGGCTCCTTTTCAGTGAATTTAGATTCTGCAGCTGTTTCGTTTAAATCATCTAAACAATCTTTTCCAGAATTAGAACATTTAAAAGGCAAAGAACAAATAGACGCTTTATTTTTTAAATATATTTCTAATAATTTGACATTAAAAGAAAGGTTATTAAGCTTTAAAATTAATTTATATTAAAGAAGGTTTAAACGATGGACATTCACATCAAAACAATTTCATTTTTATATTTAAAGGTAGTAGCTATAATGCTGTAAGAAATACAATAATGTTTAATCTTTATCATAATCAAAAGAATTACCATAACATTATATTAAAAGGAGATCATCCTGAATACATAACGACTAAAGAAACTGACTCATTTATAATTAATGAGACACAAAATAATTTAAGAAATATTCTACTAAGCATTCTTGTATTGCTGTCTTTTTGTGTTTTAATAGCACTGTATTGGTTTAAGTTTAAAAAAACAATAAGTTTAACGCAAGTTTTTTTGAAATTCCGCATCTAAAATCTAATAACATTAAATTTTATAAAATGAAACAACTAATTACTCTAATATTATTTTTACTCGTTTTTGTTAAAACGCATGCTCAAGATTTGTATGATATTAATACAATTCAAACTATAGAAATAGTTTTTGCAGAAAGTAATTGGGATGCTTTGTTAGATGCAGAAAAAGCTGCAGATAATAATTATACAGAAGCAACCTCAGTAAGTATTAATGGAACTATTTACAACCAAGTAGGTGTAAAATATAAAGGAAATAGCTCTTATAATGCTAACCAAACAAAAAACCCATTTCATATAGAATTAGACACTTATGTCGACCAAGATCATCAAGGTTATAAAGATATAAAATTAGCGAATGTAATGTTCGATCCCTCTTTTGTTCGAGAAACTGTAGCTTATAATATTGTAAACCAATATATGGATGCTCCTCAAGCAAATTATGCAAATGTGTATGTAAACGGAATTTTAATAGGTTTATATACTAATACAGAAGCTATAACCAAAACCTTTGTAAACAAGCATTTTAACTCTAACGATAATGCTTTTTTTAGCTGTAGTCCTCCAGATGGAGCAGGACCACAATCTACTAATTTTCCTAATTTAGCTTATTTAGGAACTAATAGTTTTAGTTATGATGATGCTTATGAGATTAAGTCTGATGATGAAACTGATGCGACAATTGCTGTAGCACATTGGGATAATTTAATAGAATTAACTAATGCTTTAGAGAGTGATATTACAAATATTGAAGCGGTTTTAGATGTAGATATGGCTATTTGGATGCTAGCTTTCGATAATGTCATGGTTAATTTAGATAGTTACATTGGGCAATTTAAGCAAAACTACTATTTATATAAAGACGATAATGGTCGTTTTAAATCTATAGTTTGGGATTTAAATATGTCTTTTGGAACATTTGGTCAAACTGGAGCAAGTGGAGGAGGACCTGGAGGAGGTGGAGGAGGAAATGGAAGTTTAAACTCTACTACAGATAAAGCACAGCTAGATCATTTATTACATGATACAGATGCTAATTTTCCTTTACTATCTAAGCTTTTAGCAGTACCTACATATAAGAAGAAATATTTAGCACACTATAAAACTATTTTAACAGAGAATATCAGTAACTCTAGCTACTTAACATTAGCAAACGATTACCAAGCACTTATTACAACAGCTGTAACAGCAGATACAAATAAGTTTTATACTGACGCTCAATTTACGGGTAATATAAACACAGATTATAGTTTAGGAATGAATACTGCTTCGGGACTTACAAACTTAATGTCTGCTAGAAGTACATATTTATTATCACAAATAGATTTTACAAATACGCAACCTAATATAACAGGAACTGTATCATCTACTACAACTCCAACAATAGGAGATACAGTAACAATAACAAGTACAGTTATAGATACTAACACAGACGCAGTGTATTTCGGTTATAGAACAGATGAAACATTGCCATTCACTAGAATATTAATGTATGATGATGGAAATCACAATGATAGTGGATCTGGAGACGACATTTATGGTGTAGATGTTATTGTAGATACTGACTATATGCAATATTATATTTATGCAGAAAATAATAATATTGGTGCGTTTTCACCAGCTAGAGCAGAGTACGAGTTTTATACAATTAATGCTACTTACACTACATTAACTGTAGGAGATTTAGTTATTAACGAAATTATGGCTGATAATGGAACAACTATAGCAGATCAAGATGGAGAGTTCGACGATTGGATAGAGCTTTATAATAACTCATCTCAAACGCTTAGTTTAGATAATTTATACTTATCAGATGATTCTACAGATCCGTTAGTATGGGAATTCCCTACAGGAACTACAATTGCACCAGATAGTTATTTAATTGTTTGGTGTGATAAAGATGAGGAACAAGTAGGTTTACATGCCGATTTAAAATTTTCTTCTGGAGGAGAAGAGGCTGTCTTATCTTATGCAGATGGTACTGTTATTGAAAGCATAACTTTTGGAGCGCAAACAGAAGATATGGGTTATGCAAGAATACCTAACGGAATTGGGAATTTTGTAATTCAAGCACCAACATATAATGGTAATAACGAATCGTTATCGGTTGATGATTTTAATTTACATAATTATTTAAAAGTTTTTCCAAATCCAACAAATGGGTTGTTAACTATTAAGAATTCGAATGTTTCAATTAATACAGTAGCTGTTTATAATACTATTGGTCAGTTATTATATAAAAACAATTACTCAAATAGTAATCAAATAGAGTTAGACTTTTCTACGTACTCAAAAGGTATTTATATGGTTAATATTAATAACACAACAACTTTAAAAATTGTAAGAGATTAAATAAATTAATATTTTTATTTTGAAAAGCTCCACGATTATGTCGTGGAGCTTTTTTTATTTTTATAGAAATTAAGAAAATCAAAAGAACAAATGAAAAAGCTTTTAATTACCTTAGGTATTGCAGTATCATTATTTTCATGTAAAAAATAGGAAGCAAAAAAAGAAACTATTTTTATTCCTAGAGATATTAGCGAAATAGAAATAAGTGTGTTACTTAAAGATTCTACCTTAAAGGTTAGAGCTATAGAAATACTTAAAGATTATGAGTGATTATTTTTCTTGACTTCTACCGGAAAAGGAGGAATGATAGGAGAAGACGAAATTGTTTTTCCAATTGAGATAGATAGTGAGAATTAAATCTCAGAGCTTTTGCTACTACTAATGAAGCGGGTTTTGCTTTATCTGTAGAAAGTCCAGCATGTTTATATAAAATAGGAGAAAACTAAACGTCAATAGTTTACCAAGAAGACCACGAAAAAGCATTCTATGATGCTATGGGTTTCTGGAACGATAAAGAAGGTGTTGCCATTGGTAATCCAACAGATGGTTGTTTAAGTGTTATTGTAACTAGAGATGGTGGAAACACATGGAGTAAATTGTCATGTGATGTGTTACCAGAAGCAATAAAAGACGAAGCAGCCTTTGCTGCAAGCGATACTAATATTGCAATTGTAGGCGACGAAACTTGGGTAGCAACAGGAGGAGGAGCAAGCCGCATAATGTATTCTCCCGATAAAGGTGAAACTTGGGAGGTTTTTAATACTCCAATTGTACAAGGTAATGGACCACAAGGGATGTATAGTTTAGATTTTTACGATAATAAAAACGGATTTGCAATAGGAGGAGATTATACAAAGCCAGCAGACAGTTCTGCTAATAAAATAAGAACTGCAGATGGTGGTAAAACGTGGCAATTAGTTGCACAAAACCAAAACCCTGGATATAGAAGTTGTGTACAGTATATTCCTGGTAGCGCGGCAAAAGAATTAGTTGCCATTGGTTTTAAGGGTATAGATTATTCTAACAATGCAGGAGAATCATGGAAACATATAAGCGACGAAGGTTTTTATACACTTTGTTTTGTAAACGACAGTGTTGCTTACGCAGCAGGAAGCAAGAGGATTGCTAAATTGATTTTTAGGTAAGTATAAAACATAAAAAAAGCGGCCAATGGTTGCTTTTTTTATAATTATCTTTTATTTTTTTCTCCTTTATGCCTGTTTTTAAACTCTTTAATCATTTTATATCTAAATGAACGTTCAGCATTTATTAGTTTAAGTATTTTTTTTGCAGGCAATACGTCTTTAAGTTTACTGATGTAATCAATCTGAAGGTTGCATTTATTTTCTTCTAATTTAGATATTTTTTCTAGTAATTCTTTAGACTCCTTTTCAGTGAATTTAGATTCTGCTGCTGTTTGGTTTAAATCGTATAAACAATCTTTTACTTTATTATCTCTAAGTCTATAACGTGCCTCTTCATTAGCATTATAAATTGGCCAAAAAGCTTGAGCTTCTTTAGTTGTTAGGTCTAATTGTTCTGTAATATGTGCTACTTTTAAAGCTTTTATTTTTTCTTTATTAGGTTTTTGTGCATGTATGCTTACCGATAGAAGCAAAGAAAAAACTGGGATGAGTATTGTTTTTATTGTTTTTATTGTTTTCATTTTTTGTTTATATTTTTTTATTCTGAATATAAGTCGTTAACATCAATATTCTCTAGATATCCATCTAATGCTTCGTCACTTATAGTGTAATCTATAAAATTTGTTTCGCTTAACTCGCTATCTTGAAATAGAGAAAACAGGTCTCCTGTTTCAGTTTCATTAATTATATAGTTGTCTACCGTTGTTATATCTAAATCGTTAAATGATAAAGGTGAATTATCAAAAATATTTAAGCTGAAGAATAATACTAAAGCAGCTGCAATGCTTGAAACAAGAAACATATTCTTTTTAGAGAAAATAGAAATAACTTTAGTTTCTTTTTTAATTGAAACATTAAAGTTTTCTAGATAACCTTCTGGTGTTTTAAAACCAGAAGAGCTAACTAAACTTTTAAGTTTTGTTTCTGCTAAAATAGAATCTTCAAGTGCTTCAAAATAACCTTGAGGAACTTTAAAACCTGGATTTTTAACGTTATGTGAGTTTTCGTTTTTCATGTTTACTTTCCGATATATTGGAAACCTTTATCGTCGTTTATTACTATTAAGACTCTATAATTATTAAATAGTTTAATCATTAATTAAATATGCTTCAACTTTCTTTGTTGCAATATGGTATGATGCTTTTAAGGCACCTTCACTAGTGTCTAAAATTTTAGACATTTCCTTATATTTAATGTCCTGAAAGTATTTCATATTAAAAACCATTTGTTGCTTTTCTGGCAATGTTGCAATTGCTTTTTGGAGCTTAAGTTGTATGGCATCGCCTTCAAAATAAACATCGGATTCCATATTGTTTATGGCTAGATCTTGTGCTTCTTGGTTTGTTATTTGTAAGCGTTTTGCATTTTTATTTATTAGAGTAATTGCTTCGTTAGTTGCTATTCTATAGAGCCACGAATAGAGTTTGCTTTCACCTTTAAAACCATCGATGCTTCTGTAAACCTTTATAAATGTATTCTGTAGCGCATCGTCTGCGTCGTCATGCGATTTCAAAATGTTTCTAATGTGCCAATACAATCGTTCTTTATATTGCGCTACAAGCTCTCTAAAAGCAGCGTCTTTATTGCCTTTAGCTTGTAGTTGAGATATAAGTTCAGTTTCTGTGGTCACTATATCGAATTTTCTTTTAGACTATTATAGTTTAATAAGGTTTAAAGTAAATGTATTTTTCTTTTAAAATGAATACTATTGATGATTTGTTTTTTCAGCTAAGCTTCAGACTTTGAAAGCATGTTTTTAAATTAATCCGTTTAAAAGATGTTTTTAAACGATTAAACACAAAAATATTTTGTTGGTAACTATTATTTACATAAGTTTACTTTAGAAAATAATACTTATGTTTTAGATGCCCCAAATCTATACGTAAACGGAAAAAGGATAAACATTACGTTTATCCTTTTTTTATTTAGTGTCTTTTCTTGCTTACTCAAAGCTTTGCATATCGACTAATTTTTTATAAATACCGTTTAAGGCAATAAGTTCGTTGTGTTTACCTTGTTCTGCAATTTCTCCTTTATGCATAACAATTATTTCATCTGCATTTTGAATAGTAGATAATCTATGTGCAATTACAATAGAGGTTCTGTTTTTCATCATGTTTTCTAGAGCAACTTGAACTAAACGTTCGCTTTCTGTATCTAATGCTGAGGTTGCTTCGTCTAAAATCATAATTGGAGGGTTTTTTAACACAGCTCTCGCGATGCTTAAACGCTGTTTTTGTCCACCAGATAGTTTGTTTCCAGAATCTCCTACATTGGTTTCTATACCTTTAGGTAAGTCTTTAACAAATTCCCAAGCGTTAGCAATCTTTAAAGCATCTATAACTTGTTCGTCTGTTGCATTTTCTTTACCAATTAGAATATTATTTTTTACAGTGTCGTTAAATAGTATAGAGTCTTGAGTTACTAAGCCCATTAAAGATCTTAAAGACTTCTTAGTTAGGTCTTTAATATTCTCACCATCAATAGTGATTTTGCCTTCATTAACATCGTAAAATCGAGTAACAAGGTTTGCTATAGTACTTTTTCCACTACCAGATTGTCCAACTAAAGCTATAGTTTTTCCTTTATTAACGTCTATTGTAAAGTTTTTTAATACTAATTGCTCTTCGTATTTAAAAGAGATATCTTCAATTTTAACACCTGTTATAAAATCGGATTTAGTTTTTGCGTTTGGACTATCTTTAATAGGGCTTTTTGCATCAATTATTTCTAATACTCTAGCTGCTGCTGCATTACCACGTTGTACATTATTATTGGCCTTACTTAACGCTTTAATTGGTGTTAATATATTATATGCTAATCCCATAAATGCTATAAATGAAGATCCAACTAAAGATTGATCTATTATAACCATACGTCCACCAAACCATAATAAACATGCAATTGTAATAATTCCTAATAACTCGCTTAAGGGAGTTGCAATATTTTGACGATTCATCATTCTATTCGAAAAAATAAACGAACGATGCGTAGAGTTGGTGAATTTTGTATTAAAGATACCTTCTGCATTAAAGCCTTTAATAATTTTTAAACCGTTTAATGTTTCTTCTAAAGTAGATAAAAAGACACCTTGTTCTTTTTGAACATCTGCAGATTGTTTTCTTAATTTTTTTGCAATAAGCGAAATAATAAAACCAGCTGTAGGTATAAAAATAAATACAAAAATGGTAAGTTTTACACTAATCGTTAGCATAATTCCTATTGAAAAAATAACACTAAGTGGTTCTCTTACAATAATTTCTAGAACAGATAGAAACGAATTTTGTACCTCGTTAACATCTCCTGCAATTCTTGCCATAATATCTCCTTTACGTTTTTCAGAAAAGAAACTAATTGGTAAGCTTACTGTTTTTTTGTAAAGTGCATTACGTAAATCTTTTAAGATTCCGTTTCTTAAAAAAGTACCGAAGTATAAGGCTAAATAATTGAATATGTTTTTTAGTAAAAAAACAATGATAACCATAAAAATAACTAAGGTTAGCGATTTTAATCTATCATCCTGTGCGTATTCTTGTATGGAATAATTAAAGCTGTCGCTAATGTAATTCCCAAGCTTGCTTAAACCATTATAAATAGGTTTTTTTTCTATTATTTCTCGTTCTTCGTTAAATAAAATATTTAACATTGGCATTAATACTACAAAAGATAGTGCGCCAAATAAAGCGTATAATGTATTGAAGAAAATGTTTAAATAGATATATCGCTTGTATGGCAAGGCATAGACAAATATTTTTTTAAGATAATTCATTCTTTAGTTTAGTTTCAAATCATTAATGATATTATCAATCTTTGTTTCCAATTGTTGTTCCGTTGCTTTAAAAGCAGACACATTGTCTAAAGTTGTATTTACACTTATATAGAACTTAATTTTTGGCTCTGTCCCGCTTGGTCTTAAAGCAATTTTACTTCCATCCTCTGTATAGTAAATTAACACATTAGATTTGGGGATATCGATTGTAGTTGTTTCTCCTGTAACGGTGTTTTTTGAAACCGATAATTGATAATCTTCAATTAAAACAACTTTAGAATTGTTTACTATTGTTAGCGGATTCTCACGAGCTTCAATCATCATTTGTTTTATTTCTTGTGCACCTTCAATTCCCTTTTTTGTTATAGAAATTAGGCGTTCTTTAAATAAACCATGTGCAACATAAAGCTTAATTAATTCTTGGTAAACACTACTGCCTTTCGCTTTTGCTTGAGCTGCAATTTCACATGCTAGTAAAGTGGCTGTAACGGCATCTTTATCGCGAACAAAATCGCCAACCATAAAACCAAAGCTTTCTTCTCCACCACCAATAAAGTCTAGTTCTGGGAAGTCTTTAATCATTTTAGCAATCCATTTAAAACCGGTTAAACCAATTTTAGATTCTACGTTGTAAGATTTTGCTAAAACACTCATCATTGGTGTAGAAACAATAGTACTTGCTATAAATTGTTTACCGTTTATTTTATCCTCATTTCGCCATTGTTTAAGTAAGAAATCCGTCATTAATAACATGGCTTGATTTCCATTTAAAATAACAAGATTATTTTCTAAATCTCTAACAACAACACCCAATCTATCGCAATCTGGATCTGTACCAATTACTATATCGCCTTCGCTTTTATTTGCCAATTCCATTGCCATTTTTAAAGCCTCAGGCTCTTCAGGGTTTGGAGATACTACCGTTGGAAAATCGCCATTAGGTTCGCGTTGTTCTTCAACTATATTAACATTTGTGTAACCAGCACGTTTTAACGTTTCTGGTACTACAGTAATTGAAGTTCCATGAAGTGAAGTGAATACTAAGTTTAAATTTTCTCTCGCTTCCGCGGAAGTATTAAAGCTTCCGTTTTTTACTGATGCATTAATAAAAACATCGTCAACTTCTTTACCTATATAATGGATTAACTCTTCATTTGCATTAAATTTTATTTCTGCATAATCTAAATTATTAATAACATTAATAACTTCTCCATCTTGAGGTGGAACCAATTGTCCTCCATCTTGCCAATATACTTTGTAACCATTATATTCTGGAGGATTATGTGATGCTGTTAAAACAATACCACAGTGGCAGTTTAAATGTTTTAAAGCGAAAGATAATTCTGGAGTCGCACGAAGGTCTTCGAATAAAAAGACTTCAATATTATTTGCAGAAAACACGTCTGCAACCACTTTAGCTAAAGATTTGCTATTGTGTCTACAATCAAAAGCTATCGCAACTTTTAATGTTTCGTTTGGAAACACTTTATACAAGTAATCGCTAATACCTTGTGTGTTTTTTCCTAAAGTATATTTATTAATTCTATTAGTGCCAATTCCCATAACACCACGCATTCCACCAGTTCCAAACTCTAAATTTTTGTAAAATGATTCTTTTAGTTCTTTAGGATTTGTGCCTATAAGATCTTTTATGTGTGATTGCGTGTCTTTGTCGAAAGCTGGAGTTAGCCAGGCATTGACTCTATTTAGTAATTCTGGTTCTATATGTATCATAGTTGTAAATTAATAGAATGTAAAAGTAAGCATTATAAAAAATTTGTAAAGTAGTATTAGTTTGAATTTTGGCCTTTTAGGTTTAACTCTTCCTTTACTAAATAACGTTTTTTATTTTGTTTAGAGCGTAAAATTATTTCGCCCAAAAAGCCAGCAATAAAAAATTGAGTACCAATAATCATCGTCACTAAAGCAATATAAAACTGTGGTCTTTCAGTAATTAATCGTCCTGTTTTATGAAAAAACAGTTTGTCGATTCCTAAGTATACAGAAAAAACAAAACCAATAGCAAACATAATTACACCTAAAGCACCAAATAAATGCATTGGCCTTTTTCCAAAACGAGATATAAACCATATGGTAATTAAATCTAGAAATCCATTGATAAAACGTTCCATTCCAAATTTAGTTTCTCCATATTTTCTAGCTTGATGTTGTACTACTTGCTCACCAATTTTGGTAAAACCAGCGTTTTTAGCTAAAACAGGAATATAGCGATGCATTTCTCCATTTACATCTATGTGTTTAACAACAACATTCTTATAGGCTTTAAGTCCGCAATTAAAGTCATTAAGGGTTACTCCAGATGTTTTTCTGGCAGCCCAATTAAAAAGTTTAGAGGGTAAGTTTTTTGTAAATTTATTATCGTAACGTTTCTTCTTCCAACCAGAAACAAGGTCAAAATGCTCTGTAGTAATTTTGTTGTAAAGCGAAGGTATTTCTTCTGGATTGTCTTGTAAATCTGCATCCATAGTAATAATAACATCACCTTGTGCTTTTTCGAATCCAGCGTGCAAGGCTTGAGATTTTCCAAAGTTTTTTAAAAACCTTATGCCTTTTACATTGGTATTGGTTTTAGAAAGTGCGTCTATAGTCTCCCAAGAACCATCTGTAGAACCATCGTCTATAAAGATTATTTCATAAGAAAAACGATTGGATTGCATAACTTTTGCAATCCAATCGTGTAATTCTGTGAGTGATTCTTGTTCGTTAAGTAGTGGTATGACTACAGATATATCCATGTATTATTTTGAAATTGATACTTCAAATATAAAACTATTATGCGTTTTCTGGGTCTCTTTTAACTATTAAAGCTACAATAAGACCTATTACTGCTTGAATAATTAAAAATATAGCATTAGATTGTAATTGAGGTGCAATAGAAAATTGATTTTTTTGAGCTTCCATTTGTTCTACAGCTGTGGCAACAGCTTCTTCTGGAGCATTAAAACTACGCATCATTTGTACTGAGGCTTCAATTGTTTTTTC includes these proteins:
- a CDS encoding glycosyltransferase family 2 protein; translated protein: MDISVVIPLLNEQESLTELHDWIAKVMQSNRFSYEIIFIDDGSTDGSWETIDALSKTNTNVKGIRFLKNFGKSQALHAGFEKAQGDVIITMDADLQDNPEEIPSLYNKITTEHFDLVSGWKKKRYDNKFTKNLPSKLFNWAARKTSGVTLNDFNCGLKAYKNVVVKHIDVNGEMHRYIPVLAKNAGFTKIGEQVVQHQARKYGETKFGMERFINGFLDLITIWFISRFGKRPMHLFGALGVIMFAIGFVFSVYLGIDKLFFHKTGRLITERPQFYIALVTMIIGTQFFIAGFLGEIILRSKQNKKRYLVKEELNLKGQNSN